One Pseudomonas sp. MH9.2 DNA segment encodes these proteins:
- a CDS encoding response regulator produces MDISFTNRLSFKQARLTVLVGFALGTVLSLIQITLDYASEDASIDREIRSLLEISHNPASRIAYNIDAELAQELTQGLLRSPAIMGAKLSDNNNVVLADVERPRAESRYRMISDFLFGESRQFEDILHLNHMPNDSIGTLHLDVDTFAFGSHFLQRAEITLINGFARSLLLSGILLAMFYFTLTKPLVGVIRALSRSDPHSPEQTRLPCPPCHEQDEIGVLVQVANEQLETIASELAQRRTAENRLTDHLSELENIVSARTTELKASNTRLSQSNEELQIARSTALDMAQARSAFLANMSHEIRTPLNGLLGMLALSLDSPLNAEQRQQLSIAHDSGKVLVELLNDILDLSKFDAGQLELEHIPFDLGALIEDTANLLSQNAAPSVELTCLIDPHFPALVLGDPTRVRQIVSNLLSNALKFTRLGRVDVRLSTHADGVRIEVRDTGIGIAHDAQAKIIQPFMQAAAGITRQFGGTGLGLALTHNLCGAMKGYLSIESQVGFGSQFSAELPLPSYAPAQVFAPIKGQVIVVSPASSGLAELLSSLLPSWGIAYRRYSIGDSLYGLEPDLLITDCPECLFGLRPAIKAPILLITAYGNFMPRDQVIALEPLQQQARPLARNALYQTLRRVLHADESGHRELSLGNQATARRARILLVEDNPVNQLVAKGILSKLGCEVVVSGHGADALERLEHQTFDLVLMDCNMPVMDGYEASRQIRQSGRWQQLPIIALTANAMPEEREHCRAAGMSDYLAKPFRREELISLLDKWLPVAPGGAPL; encoded by the coding sequence ATGGATATATCGTTCACCAACCGTCTGTCGTTCAAACAAGCGCGCCTGACAGTGCTGGTCGGTTTCGCGCTGGGAACCGTGCTTAGCCTGATTCAAATCACCCTCGATTATGCCAGCGAAGACGCCTCCATCGATCGCGAAATTCGCTCCCTGCTGGAAATCAGTCACAACCCCGCCTCGCGAATCGCTTACAACATTGACGCCGAACTTGCTCAGGAACTGACCCAGGGCTTGCTGCGCTCCCCCGCCATCATGGGCGCGAAGCTCAGTGACAACAATAATGTGGTGCTTGCCGACGTCGAACGCCCACGGGCGGAGAGTCGCTACCGGATGATCAGCGACTTTCTTTTTGGCGAAAGCCGCCAGTTCGAAGATATCCTGCACCTGAACCACATGCCCAACGACTCGATCGGCACCTTGCACCTGGATGTCGACACCTTCGCGTTTGGCAGCCACTTCCTGCAACGGGCCGAAATCACCCTGATCAACGGGTTTGCCCGCAGCCTGCTGCTGAGCGGCATTTTATTAGCGATGTTTTATTTCACCCTGACCAAGCCACTGGTGGGAGTGATCCGCGCACTGAGCCGTAGCGACCCGCACAGCCCCGAGCAAACCCGGTTACCGTGCCCGCCGTGTCATGAGCAGGACGAGATTGGCGTTTTGGTGCAAGTCGCCAATGAGCAGCTTGAAACAATAGCCAGCGAACTCGCCCAACGCCGGACGGCAGAAAACCGCCTCACCGACCACCTGAGCGAGCTGGAAAACATCGTTTCAGCACGGACGACCGAACTCAAAGCCAGTAATACCCGGCTCAGCCAGTCCAACGAGGAACTGCAGATAGCGCGCAGCACCGCTTTGGACATGGCCCAGGCGCGCTCAGCCTTCCTGGCCAACATGAGCCACGAAATCCGCACTCCGCTCAACGGCCTGCTGGGCATGCTCGCGCTGTCTCTGGACAGCCCCCTCAACGCCGAACAGCGTCAACAGCTGTCCATTGCGCATGACTCGGGCAAGGTACTGGTGGAGTTGCTCAACGATATTCTCGACCTGTCGAAGTTTGATGCCGGCCAGCTGGAGCTTGAGCATATCCCCTTCGACCTGGGTGCTTTAATCGAGGACACCGCCAACCTGCTGTCGCAAAACGCAGCACCCAGCGTCGAGCTGACCTGCCTGATTGATCCGCACTTCCCGGCATTGGTACTCGGCGACCCCACCCGGGTTCGACAAATCGTCAGCAACCTGCTGTCCAACGCATTGAAATTCACCCGCCTTGGCCGCGTCGATGTGCGCCTGAGCACCCACGCTGACGGCGTACGGATCGAAGTCCGCGACACCGGCATCGGCATCGCCCATGACGCCCAGGCAAAAATCATCCAACCGTTCATGCAGGCTGCAGCGGGTATCACCCGGCAGTTTGGTGGCACCGGTCTTGGCCTGGCACTGACCCACAATCTATGCGGTGCCATGAAGGGCTATCTGAGCATTGAGTCTCAAGTCGGTTTCGGCAGCCAGTTCAGCGCCGAGCTACCCCTGCCCAGCTACGCCCCGGCACAGGTGTTCGCACCGATCAAAGGGCAAGTGATTGTCGTCAGTCCTGCAAGCAGCGGCTTGGCGGAGTTGCTGAGCAGCCTGCTGCCCAGCTGGGGCATCGCATACCGGCGCTATAGTATCGGAGACAGCCTTTATGGCCTTGAACCCGACCTGCTGATCACCGACTGTCCGGAATGCCTGTTCGGCCTGCGTCCCGCGATCAAAGCACCGATCCTGCTGATCACGGCATACGGTAACTTCATGCCCCGCGACCAAGTCATAGCCCTCGAACCCCTGCAACAACAAGCCCGCCCGCTGGCACGCAATGCGCTGTACCAGACCTTGCGACGGGTGCTGCACGCAGACGAATCCGGCCACCGCGAACTGTCGCTCGGGAATCAGGCAACGGCGCGCAGAGCGCGAATCCTGCTGGTCGAGGATAATCCGGTCAATCAACTGGTGGCCAAGGGCATCCTCAGCAAACTCGGCTGCGAGGTGGTTGTCAGCGGGCATGGTGCCGATGCGCTCGAACGGCTTGAGCATCAGACCTTCGATCTGGTGCTGATGGACTGCAACATGCCGGTGATGGATGGCTACGAAGCCAGTCGGCAGATTCGCCAGTCCGGGCGTTGGCAACAGCTGCCGATCATTGCCCTGACGGCCAACGCCATGCCCGAAGAACGCGAACACTGTCGCGCGGCGGGCATGAGTGACTACCTGGCCAAACCCTTCCGCCGCGAAGAACTGATCAGCCTGCTGGACAAGTGGCTGCCCGTCGCCCCTGGCGGAGCCCCTCTGTAG
- a CDS encoding glutathione peroxidase: MSENLLSIPCTTIKGEQKTLADFAGKAVLVVNTASKCGFTPQYKGLEQLWQRYKDRGLVVLGFPCNQFGHQEPGNEGAISEFCELNFGVSFPLFKKVDVNGSDAHPLFVQLKKQAPGLLGSKRIKWNFTKFLIGKDGKLVKRFAPLTKPEDLSSEIEALL; this comes from the coding sequence ATGAGCGAAAATTTACTGTCCATTCCGTGCACGACCATCAAGGGCGAGCAAAAGACGTTGGCAGATTTTGCTGGCAAGGCCGTATTGGTGGTCAACACCGCGAGCAAATGCGGTTTCACCCCCCAATACAAAGGCCTGGAACAGCTTTGGCAGCGTTACAAGGACCGAGGTTTGGTGGTGCTGGGCTTCCCCTGCAATCAGTTCGGCCATCAGGAGCCGGGGAACGAAGGGGCTATTTCCGAGTTTTGTGAATTGAATTTCGGGGTCAGTTTTCCGCTGTTCAAGAAAGTCGATGTCAATGGCAGCGACGCTCACCCATTGTTCGTCCAGTTGAAAAAACAGGCGCCGGGCCTGCTGGGCTCGAAACGCATCAAGTGGAATTTCACCAAGTTTCTGATTGGCAAGGACGGCAAGCTGGTCAAACGCTTTGCACCCCTGACCAAGCCAGAGGATCTCTCCAGCGAAATCGAAGCATTGCTGTAG
- the msrB gene encoding peptide-methionine (R)-S-oxide reductase MsrB: MEKLEKTREEWQAMLDPEQYNVCRLKATERPFSGKYNSTKTAGVYHCVCCNEALFDSSTKFDSGCGWPSFYAPLEGSAVVEIRDMTHGMIRTEVVCAKCDAHLGHVFPDGPPPTGLRYCINSVCLDLVPRE, encoded by the coding sequence GTGGAAAAGTTGGAAAAAACCCGTGAAGAATGGCAAGCGATGCTCGATCCAGAGCAGTACAACGTGTGTCGCCTGAAAGCGACCGAGCGGCCCTTTTCCGGGAAGTACAACAGCACCAAAACCGCAGGGGTCTATCACTGTGTGTGCTGCAATGAGGCATTGTTCGATTCTTCGACCAAGTTCGACTCGGGTTGCGGCTGGCCAAGTTTCTACGCGCCCCTGGAGGGCAGTGCGGTCGTCGAGATTCGCGACATGACCCACGGCATGATTCGCACCGAAGTGGTTTGCGCCAAATGTGATGCCCATTTGGGGCATGTGTTCCCTGATGGCCCGCCGCCGACTGGCCTGCGTTATTGCATCAACTCGGTGTGCCTGGACCTGGTTCCTCGGGAATAA
- a CDS encoding pyridoxal phosphate-dependent aminotransferase, whose product MQVSKSNKLANVCYDIRGPVLKHAKRLEEEGHRILKLNIGNPAPFGFEAPDEILQDVIRNLPTAQGYSDSKGLFSARKAVMQYYQQKQVEGVGIEDIYLGNGVSELIVMSLQALLNNGDEVLIPAPDYPLWTAAVCLAGGSPVHYLCDEQTYWWPDLQDIKAKITPNTKAMVIINPNNPTGAVYPKEVLMGMLELARQHNLVVFSDEIYDKILYDDAVHICTASLAPDLLCLTFNGLSKSYRVAGFRSGWVAISGPKHNAHSYIEGIDMLANMRLCANVPSQHAIQTALGGYQSINDLVLPQGRLLEQRNRTWELLNDIPGVSCVKPMGALYAFPRIDPKVCPIHNDEKFVLDLLLSEKLLVVQGTAFNWPWPDHFRVVTLPRVDDLDQAIGRIGNFLKTYRQ is encoded by the coding sequence ATGCAGGTCAGCAAATCGAACAAGCTCGCCAACGTCTGTTATGACATTCGCGGCCCAGTGCTCAAGCACGCCAAACGCCTGGAAGAGGAAGGCCATCGCATCCTCAAGCTGAATATCGGCAATCCCGCGCCATTTGGTTTCGAAGCGCCGGACGAAATCCTCCAGGACGTCATCCGCAATCTGCCGACCGCACAGGGCTACAGCGACTCCAAAGGCCTGTTCAGCGCACGCAAGGCCGTCATGCAGTACTACCAGCAAAAGCAGGTAGAGGGTGTCGGCATTGAAGACATCTACCTGGGCAATGGTGTCTCCGAACTGATCGTGATGTCGCTGCAGGCCCTGCTCAACAATGGCGATGAAGTGCTGATCCCGGCACCCGACTACCCACTGTGGACCGCCGCCGTGTGCCTCGCAGGCGGCAGTCCGGTTCATTACCTGTGCGATGAACAGACTTATTGGTGGCCTGACCTGCAAGATATCAAGGCCAAGATCACACCGAACACCAAAGCCATGGTGATCATCAACCCGAACAACCCGACCGGCGCGGTCTACCCCAAAGAAGTGCTGATGGGCATGCTGGAACTCGCGCGCCAGCACAATCTGGTGGTGTTTTCCGACGAGATCTACGACAAGATCCTTTACGACGACGCCGTGCACATCTGCACCGCTTCACTGGCGCCAGACCTGCTCTGCCTGACGTTCAACGGTCTGTCCAAGTCGTACCGCGTCGCGGGCTTCCGCTCAGGCTGGGTTGCCATTTCCGGGCCCAAGCACAACGCCCATAGCTACATCGAAGGCATCGACATGCTGGCCAACATGCGCCTGTGTGCCAACGTGCCGAGCCAGCACGCGATCCAGACCGCGCTGGGCGGCTACCAGAGCATCAACGACCTGGTGCTGCCACAGGGTCGCCTGCTGGAGCAGCGCAACAGGACCTGGGAACTGCTCAACGATATTCCCGGTGTCAGCTGCGTCAAACCGATGGGCGCGCTGTACGCCTTCCCGAGGATCGATCCGAAAGTCTGCCCGATCCACAACGACGAGAAGTTCGTTCTCGATCTGCTCCTGTCGGAAAAGCTCCTGGTGGTTCAGGGCACAGCCTTCAACTGGCCATGGCCGGACCATTTCCGCGTAGTGACCTTGCCGCGTGTCGATGACCTGGATCAGGCGATTGGGCGCATCGGCAACTTCCTCAAGACCTATCGCCAGTAA
- the htpX gene encoding protease HtpX → MMRILLFLATNLAVVLIASITLSLFGFNGFMAANGVDLNLSQLLVFCAVFGFAGSLFSLFISKWMAKMSTSTQIISQPRTRHEQWLLQTVEQLAREAGIKMPEVGIFPAYEANAFATGWNKNDALVAVSQGLLERFSPDEVKAVLAHEIGHVANGDMVTLALVQGVVNTFVMFFARIIGNFVDKVIFKNEQGQGMAYYIATIFAELVLGFLASTIVMWFSRKREYRADEAGARLAGTSAMIGALQRLRSEQGVPVQMPDSLAAFGINGGVLKHGLAGLFMSHPALEDRIEALRRRG, encoded by the coding sequence ATGATGCGCATTTTGCTGTTCTTGGCCACTAACCTGGCGGTCGTGCTGATTGCCAGCATCACGCTGAGCCTTTTTGGCTTCAACGGGTTCATGGCGGCCAATGGGGTTGATCTGAACCTCTCTCAGCTGCTGGTTTTCTGCGCGGTATTCGGTTTCGCCGGCTCGCTGTTCTCGCTGTTCATCTCCAAGTGGATGGCGAAGATGAGCACCAGCACCCAGATCATTTCCCAGCCACGCACTCGTCATGAGCAATGGCTGTTGCAAACTGTTGAACAGTTGGCACGCGAAGCGGGGATCAAGATGCCTGAAGTCGGCATCTTCCCGGCCTATGAAGCTAACGCCTTCGCCACGGGCTGGAACAAGAACGACGCACTGGTCGCCGTCAGCCAGGGTTTGCTGGAGCGCTTTTCGCCCGACGAAGTAAAAGCAGTCCTCGCGCACGAAATCGGCCACGTTGCCAACGGCGACATGGTGACCCTGGCGCTGGTACAAGGCGTGGTGAACACCTTCGTCATGTTTTTCGCGCGGATCATCGGCAACTTCGTCGACAAGGTGATCTTCAAGAACGAACAGGGTCAGGGCATGGCCTATTACATCGCGACCATCTTTGCCGAACTGGTATTGGGCTTTTTGGCTAGCACCATCGTCATGTGGTTCTCGCGCAAACGCGAATACCGGGCGGACGAAGCCGGTGCACGCCTGGCAGGCACCAGCGCCATGATCGGCGCCCTGCAGCGCCTGCGCTCGGAACAAGGCGTGCCGGTGCAAATGCCGGACAGCCTGGCAGCATTCGGCATCAACGGCGGCGTTCTCAAGCACGGTCTGGCGGGTCTGTTCATGAGCCACCCGGCACTGGAAGACCGCATTGAGGCGCTCCGTCGTCGCGGCTGA
- a CDS encoding DUF2959 domain-containing protein: protein MRSLALALACITVFALSGCQSAYFAAMEKAGIPKRQMLVSRVNDARDAQQDAKQHFSSALQNYRSVVQLNGGDLEKRYNALNDDYQASEKSAAAVHHRIGAIETVADVLFDEWNDELDQYSNKDLRAASAKELARTQTEYRELLQKMKTAESRIEPVLSVLRDHVLFLKHNLNAQAIGALKGEHSNLQGNVDQLLKDMQRSIDDSDAFVRHLQGSATQ from the coding sequence ATGCGCTCGCTCGCCCTCGCCCTCGCCTGCATCACCGTGTTCGCCCTGAGCGGCTGCCAAAGCGCGTACTTCGCCGCCATGGAAAAAGCAGGCATCCCAAAACGGCAAATGCTGGTCAGCCGGGTTAATGACGCACGCGACGCACAACAAGATGCCAAGCAGCATTTCAGCAGCGCGTTGCAGAACTATCGCAGTGTGGTGCAACTTAATGGTGGCGACCTGGAGAAACGCTACAACGCGCTGAATGATGATTACCAAGCCAGCGAAAAAAGCGCCGCCGCCGTACACCACCGCATCGGCGCCATCGAAACCGTGGCCGATGTGTTGTTCGACGAATGGAATGACGAACTCGATCAATACAGCAACAAAGACCTGCGCGCCGCCAGCGCCAAGGAGCTGGCTCGCACCCAGACCGAATACCGAGAGTTGCTACAGAAAATGAAAACAGCTGAAAGCCGCATCGAGCCGGTACTGAGCGTATTACGCGATCACGTCCTGTTCCTCAAGCACAACCTCAACGCCCAAGCGATTGGCGCGCTCAAGGGTGAGCACAGCAACCTGCAAGGCAATGTCGACCAACTGCTCAAAGACATGCAGCGCTCAATCGACGACTCCGATGCGTTTGTTCGCCACCTACAGGGCAGTGCGACGCAGTAG
- a CDS encoding thiopurine S-methyltransferase, which yields MQPDFWHKRWALNQIGFHLGEVNPYLQRFWPDLELKKHARVLVPLCGKSLDLAWLAGQGFHVLGVELSEKAVEDFFSEQHLDAQISQRGPFKVYSVESIELWCGDFFALTADDVGECVGLYDRAALIALPPEMRQRYTRHLAQILPRGCQGLLITLDYDQTQIDGPPFSVPDAEVQQLLAADWQLDTLDECDVLGKSWRFLQGGVTRLEERAYRLLRRTAL from the coding sequence ATGCAGCCGGACTTTTGGCACAAGCGCTGGGCACTCAATCAGATCGGTTTTCATCTTGGCGAGGTTAATCCTTATTTACAACGCTTCTGGCCTGACCTTGAACTCAAAAAGCATGCTCGGGTGCTGGTGCCGCTGTGCGGTAAAAGCCTGGATCTGGCCTGGTTGGCCGGCCAGGGATTTCACGTGCTGGGTGTCGAGTTGTCGGAAAAGGCCGTGGAGGACTTCTTTAGCGAACAGCACCTGGATGCGCAGATCAGTCAGCGCGGGCCGTTCAAGGTCTACAGCGTTGAGTCGATTGAGCTGTGGTGCGGCGATTTTTTCGCGCTCACGGCGGACGACGTCGGCGAGTGTGTCGGGCTTTATGACCGTGCGGCCTTGATCGCGCTGCCACCTGAGATGCGCCAACGCTATACGCGACACCTCGCGCAGATTTTGCCTCGCGGGTGCCAAGGGTTATTGATCACCCTGGATTACGATCAGACTCAAATCGACGGACCACCGTTTTCAGTGCCTGATGCTGAAGTACAGCAGTTGCTGGCAGCCGACTGGCAGCTGGATACCCTTGATGAGTGCGATGTGCTGGGCAAGAGCTGGAGATTTTTGCAGGGTGGCGTTACGCGGCTTGAGGAGCGGGCCTATCGCCTACTGCGTCGCACTGCCCTGTAG
- a CDS encoding class III extradiol ring-cleavage dioxygenase, protein MFPSLFISHGSPMLALEPGESGPALARLAAELPRPRAIVIVSAHWESQELLVNANPHPETWHDFGGFPPALFAVQYPAPGLPELSTQVVELLTAGGLAAKIDNQRPLDHGVWVPLSLMYPQADIPVVQVSLPTRQGPALQTQVGRALANLRELGVLVIGSGSITHNLRELDWHAGPESVEPWAKEFRDWIIDKLKNNDETALHDYRRLAPHAVRSHPSDEHLLPLFFARGAGGEFSIAHQGFTMGALGMDIYRFG, encoded by the coding sequence ATGTTCCCCAGCTTATTTATCTCTCATGGCTCGCCGATGCTTGCACTCGAACCCGGCGAAAGCGGCCCTGCACTTGCTCGCCTGGCCGCCGAGCTGCCCAGGCCGCGAGCCATTGTGATCGTATCAGCCCACTGGGAAAGCCAGGAGCTGCTGGTCAACGCCAACCCGCATCCGGAAACCTGGCATGACTTTGGGGGCTTCCCGCCGGCCTTGTTTGCCGTGCAGTACCCGGCACCCGGCTTACCCGAACTGTCAACACAGGTGGTCGAACTCCTCACCGCTGGCGGCCTGGCGGCGAAAATCGACAATCAGCGACCGCTTGATCATGGCGTCTGGGTGCCATTGTCGTTGATGTACCCACAGGCCGATATTCCAGTGGTGCAGGTTTCGCTACCCACCCGCCAAGGGCCTGCCCTGCAAACCCAGGTAGGACGTGCACTCGCCAACCTGCGTGAGCTAGGTGTGCTGGTGATCGGTTCTGGCAGCATCACCCATAACCTGCGTGAACTGGACTGGCACGCAGGACCGGAAAGCGTCGAGCCCTGGGCCAAAGAGTTTCGCGACTGGATCATCGACAAGCTGAAGAACAACGACGAAACCGCTCTGCACGACTATCGCCGCCTGGCGCCCCACGCCGTTCGTAGCCACCCCAGCGATGAACACCTGCTGCCACTTTTCTTTGCCCGCGGTGCCGGAGGCGAATTCAGCATTGCGCACCAAGGCTTCACCATGGGCGCGCTGGGGATGGACATTTATCGGTTTGGTTGA
- a CDS encoding DEAD/DEAH box helicase — protein sequence MGLCGCTRGRPMTQEIGGFAAFELHPNILAAVIATGYEEPSAIQQQSIPIIMAGHDMIGQAQTGTGKTAAFALPILHRIDPAKREPQALILAPTRELALQVATAFETYAKQMPGVTVVAVYGGAPMGPQLKAIRNGAQIVVATPGRLCDHLRRDEKVLSTVNHLVLDEADEMLKLGFMDDLEVIFKALPATRQTVLFSATLPQSIRAIAERHLRDPKHVKIQTKTQTVTAIEQAHLLVHADQKTSAVLSLLEVEDFDALIMFVRTKQATLDLASALEAKGYKAAALNGDIAQNQRERVIESLKDGRLDIVVATDVAARGLDVPRITHVFNVDMPYDPESYVHRIGRTGRAGREGRALLLVTPRERRMLQVIERVTGQKVAEVRLPDAQAVLDARIKKLTNSLAPLVADAESTHGDLLDRLTADIGCSPRALAAALLRKATNGQALTLAAIERDRPLVPTSAPRERSDRSSSGDRPERSGADRERRAPVPLAEGRARCRTALGARDGIAAKNLLGAILNEGGLAREAIGRIQVRDSFSLVELPEDGLERLLTKLKDTRVAGKQLKLRRYRED from the coding sequence ATGGGTCTTTGCGGATGCACTAGAGGCAGACCCATGACCCAGGAAATCGGCGGCTTCGCCGCTTTTGAACTACACCCTAATATTCTTGCAGCCGTTATCGCGACTGGCTACGAAGAGCCTTCGGCTATTCAGCAGCAATCTATCCCGATCATCATGGCCGGTCACGACATGATTGGTCAGGCGCAAACCGGTACGGGTAAAACCGCCGCGTTCGCCCTGCCGATCCTGCATCGCATCGACCCGGCCAAACGCGAACCACAAGCGCTGATTCTTGCGCCGACTCGCGAACTGGCCCTGCAAGTCGCCACCGCTTTCGAAACCTACGCCAAGCAAATGCCGGGCGTAACGGTTGTGGCTGTCTACGGCGGTGCGCCGATGGGCCCGCAATTGAAAGCTATCCGTAATGGCGCGCAGATCGTTGTCGCCACGCCGGGTCGTCTGTGCGATCACCTTCGCCGTGACGAAAAAGTCCTCTCTACCGTGAACCACCTGGTTCTCGACGAAGCGGACGAAATGTTGAAGCTGGGTTTCATGGACGACCTCGAAGTTATCTTCAAGGCCTTGCCAGCAACCCGCCAGACCGTTCTGTTCTCGGCCACCTTGCCTCAATCGATCCGTGCCATCGCTGAGCGCCATCTGCGCGATCCGAAGCACGTCAAGATTCAGACCAAGACCCAGACCGTTACCGCGATCGAACAGGCTCACCTGTTGGTTCACGCTGACCAGAAGACCTCGGCTGTTCTGAGCCTGCTGGAAGTGGAAGACTTCGACGCACTGATCATGTTCGTGCGGACCAAGCAAGCGACTCTGGATCTGGCCAGCGCCCTGGAAGCCAAAGGCTACAAAGCCGCTGCGCTGAACGGTGACATTGCTCAGAACCAACGTGAACGCGTCATCGAATCGCTCAAGGATGGCCGTCTGGACATCGTGGTCGCGACCGACGTTGCTGCCCGTGGTCTTGACGTTCCGCGTATCACCCACGTATTCAACGTGGACATGCCTTACGATCCAGAGTCCTACGTTCACCGTATCGGCCGTACTGGCCGTGCCGGTCGCGAAGGTCGTGCATTGCTGCTGGTGACTCCACGTGAGCGCCGCATGCTGCAAGTGATCGAGCGTGTTACAGGTCAGAAAGTTGCTGAAGTCCGCCTGCCGGATGCTCAAGCAGTTCTCGATGCTCGCATCAAGAAATTGACTAACAGCCTGGCTCCACTGGTTGCTGATGCTGAATCGACCCACGGTGATCTGCTTGATCGCCTGACCGCCGATATCGGTTGCAGCCCACGTGCCCTGGCCGCCGCTCTGTTGCGCAAAGCTACCAACGGTCAAGCATTGACCCTGGCAGCCATCGAACGTGATCGCCCACTGGTTCCGACCAGCGCGCCACGTGAGCGTAGCGATCGTTCATCTTCGGGTGATCGTCCTGAGCGCAGCGGTGCTGATCGTGAGCGTCGTGCTCCGGTTCCATTGGCTGAAGGCCGTGCTCGTTGCCGTACCGCGCTGGGTGCGCGTGATGGTATCGCTGCTAAAAACCTGTTGGGTGCAATCCTCAACGAAGGCGGCCTGGCCCGCGAAGCAATCGGCCGCATCCAGGTGCGTGATAGCTTCAGTCTGGTAGAACTGCCGGAAGATGGCCTTGAGCGTCTGCTGACCAAGTTGAAAGACACCCGCGTTGCTGGCAAGCAGTTGAAGCTGCGTCGCTATCGCGAAGATTGA
- a CDS encoding crotonase/enoyl-CoA hydratase family protein has translation MPSSSTGRVSREQRGHIMLIGLDRVAKRNAFDLDLLNDLSLAYGEFERNDAARVAVVFAHGDHFTAGLDLAAAGPTLASGWEVPEGGCDPWGVFIGPRVSKPVIVAAQGYCLTIGIELMLASDINLCASNTRFAQMEVQRGIFAFGGATLRLHQRAGWGNAMRWLLTGDEFDAHEAYRMGLVQEVMASEDLLPRAIKLAGRIAEQAPLGVRITLASARQALLEGETAAAKSLPELIRSVMDSEDAKEGVRAMLERRPGDFKGN, from the coding sequence ATGCCCTCCTCCTCCACCGGCCGAGTCAGTCGCGAACAGCGGGGTCATATCATGTTGATCGGCCTGGATCGCGTCGCCAAACGCAACGCCTTTGATCTTGACCTGCTCAATGACCTGAGCCTCGCCTACGGGGAGTTCGAACGCAACGATGCGGCGCGAGTGGCCGTGGTGTTTGCCCACGGCGATCATTTCACGGCAGGCCTTGATCTGGCTGCGGCGGGACCGACCCTGGCCAGCGGCTGGGAAGTGCCCGAGGGCGGCTGCGATCCGTGGGGCGTGTTCATCGGCCCCAGGGTCAGCAAGCCGGTGATCGTCGCCGCTCAGGGTTACTGCCTGACCATCGGCATTGAGCTGATGCTCGCCTCGGACATCAACCTGTGCGCCAGCAACACCCGCTTTGCGCAAATGGAAGTGCAGCGCGGGATCTTTGCGTTTGGTGGCGCCACCTTGCGCCTGCATCAACGGGCGGGCTGGGGCAATGCCATGCGCTGGTTGCTGACTGGCGATGAGTTCGACGCACATGAGGCTTATCGAATGGGCCTGGTCCAGGAAGTGATGGCCAGCGAGGATTTGCTACCTCGCGCGATCAAACTGGCCGGACGCATCGCCGAGCAAGCACCGCTAGGGGTCAGGATTACCCTGGCTTCGGCCCGTCAGGCATTGCTGGAGGGGGAAACCGCAGCGGCGAAAAGCTTGCCAGAGCTCATTCGTAGCGTGATGGACAGCGAAGACGCCAAAGAAGGCGTACGGGCGATGCTGGAACGCAGGCCCGGCGACTTCAAAGGCAACTAG
- a CDS encoding spermidine synthase — protein sequence MTEERVERVLAEVHDDFGMIRVLEVDEYRFLEFGDAIEQSCTFTADPSWLEYDYTRAMLIGALCHEAPETALFLGLGAGTLTQACLKFLPLEDVEAIELRPDVPRLAIEFLGLDDDPRLYIRIGDALELLGTAETADLIFVDLYTDLGPGVGHLAWQFLENCQKHLNPGGWLVINQWATDDGKPLGAALLRGLYHRHYWELPVKEGNVILMVPANLEQTLDLQHLTERAEALAPRLGYSLLPLIKAIRPAT from the coding sequence ATGACTGAGGAGAGGGTGGAGCGTGTACTGGCTGAAGTACACGATGATTTCGGCATGATTCGCGTGCTGGAAGTGGACGAGTATCGCTTCCTTGAATTCGGCGACGCCATCGAGCAAAGCTGCACGTTCACCGCCGACCCTAGCTGGCTGGAGTACGACTACACCCGCGCCATGCTGATTGGCGCGTTGTGCCACGAAGCGCCGGAAACCGCGCTGTTTCTGGGCCTTGGCGCGGGGACATTGACCCAGGCTTGCCTCAAGTTTTTGCCGCTCGAAGACGTCGAAGCCATCGAGTTGCGCCCTGACGTACCGCGGCTGGCCATCGAGTTTCTCGGTCTGGATGATGACCCGCGCCTGTACATACGCATTGGCGATGCCCTTGAATTGCTCGGCACTGCCGAAACCGCCGACCTGATCTTCGTGGATCTGTACACCGATCTGGGCCCGGGTGTCGGCCATCTGGCCTGGCAATTTCTGGAAAACTGTCAGAAGCACCTCAATCCGGGTGGCTGGCTGGTGATCAATCAATGGGCGACCGATGACGGTAAACCCTTGGGCGCTGCGCTGTTGCGCGGTCTTTATCACCGCCACTATTGGGAACTGCCGGTGAAGGAGGGCAACGTGATTCTGATGGTGCCGGCGAATCTGGAGCAGACGCTGGACTTGCAGCATCTGACCGAACGCGCCGAAGCCCTCGCGCCGCGCCTCGGTTATTCGCTGCTGCCGTTGATCAAAGCCATCCGCCCGGCGACGTGA